The Mycobacterium seoulense genome has a window encoding:
- a CDS encoding PPE family protein, whose amino-acid sequence MDFGALPPEINSGRMYAGPGSGPMMAAAAAWDEIAAEVATAASGCNSVVSELTGGPWVGPAAWSMVSAVTPYVSWLGAVAALAEQTASQGRAAAAAFEAAFAMTVPPPVIAANRMLLATLVATNFFGQNTPAIAATEAAYMEMWALDAAAMYGYTAASAAATELAPFTSPPNTTSPEGVAHQVLAVTQAAQAPAVDSARTAVSSTSPFATVAAPQAATTINASDPGPLAWLWNAIRDFLQYGPPTPTNNYLGLAPSMYTAVLKQTTGLAYFSNGLANFGMSIAQQLTTGPGGATAGAGGAWFPTPQFAHLGLGNLGSIGGGAVSAGTGQAAQVGALSVPQHWATLTSAVSPANAVETEFADVHPGAAANPPGNALLRGIPAGAVGRRTGAAGYSHKYGFRHSVLTRPPSAG is encoded by the coding sequence TTCCGGGCCGATGATGGCTGCGGCGGCCGCGTGGGACGAGATCGCCGCGGAGGTGGCGACGGCGGCCAGTGGCTGCAACTCGGTGGTCTCGGAACTGACCGGTGGGCCGTGGGTCGGGCCTGCGGCGTGGTCAATGGTGTCGGCGGTGACGCCTTATGTGAGTTGGTTGGGTGCGGTTGCGGCCTTGGCCGAGCAGACGGCTAGCCAGGGGCGGGCTGCGGCGGCGGCCTTCGAGGCGGCGTTCGCGATGACGGTGCCGCCGCCGGTGATTGCGGCCAATCGGATGCTGTTGGCGACGCTGGTCGCAACGAATTTCTTCGGACAGAACACACCGGCGATCGCGGCCACCGAGGCCGCCTACATGGAGATGTGGGCCCTGGACGCGGCGGCAATGTATGGCTATACCGCCGCCTCGGCGGCCGCGACCGAGTTGGCTCCGTTTACCTCGCCACCGAACACCACCAGCCCCGAGGGGGTGGCCCATCAGGTGTTAGCGGTAACACAGGCCGCGCAAGCCCCGGCCGTCGACTCCGCCCGGACCGCGGTCTCGAGCACCTCGCCGTTCGCCACGGTCGCCGCCCCTCAAGCCGCGACGACGATCAACGCGTCGGACCCGGGGCCGCTGGCCTGGCTATGGAACGCGATCCGGGACTTCCTGCAGTACGGGCCGCCCACCCCGACCAACAATTACCTGGGGCTCGCACCCTCCATGTACACGGCAGTCCTCAAGCAGACGACCGGTCTGGCGTATTTTTCGAACGGCCTGGCAAACTTCGGGATGTCGATCGCGCAGCAGTTGACGACCGGTCCCGGTGGTGCCACGGCCGGTGCTGGTGGTGCCTGGTTCCCGACGCCGCAGTTCGCCCATTTGGGTCTTGGCAACCTCGGCAGTATCGGCGGCGGCGCTGTGTCTGCTGGTACCGGGCAGGCCGCCCAGGTCGGAGCGTTGTCGGTGCCCCAGCACTGGGCCACGCTGACCTCCGCGGTGAGCCCCGCCAACGCCGTCGAGACGGAGTTCGCCGACGTGCATCCTGGGGCCGCCGCGAATCCGCCGGGCAACGCGCTGCTGCGTGGAATTCCGGCCGGTGCGGTCGGCCGGCGTACCGGTGCCGCCGGTTACTCACACAAATACGGATTTCGCCACAGCGTGCTCACGCGCCCGCCGTCGGCGGGATAG